Genomic window (Bacteroidota bacterium):
GCCGGGTAACTCACGCCTTCTTTGATATTGTGCAATGGACTGTAGCCAAGCAGATAACGGAACATTGTGCTGTCTTCTTCGCTGGTACCGTAATCGGAAGCCCAGGCCCAGCCAATGGTGAATGTATGGTATCGGAGCATATCCAGAACACCTACTATCGGAAGGGCGACCTTGAAAAGATCCGGTCTTTGTGTCATACACGCTCCTACCAGCAGTCCTCCGTTCGAACCGCCCATAATAGCCAGTTTTTCAGATGAGGTGTATTTCTTATCGATAAGGTACTCGGCTGCAGCGATGAAATCGTCAAATACATTCTGTTTTTGAAGTTTTGTACCGGCCTTATGCCATTCTTCCCCGTATTCGCCGCCTCCACGGATGTTGGCAACGACAAAAATACCCCCGTTTTCCAGGAAGATCAGTCGGCTGACACTGAAATCAGGCGTTTCGCTGATATTGAAACCGCCATATCCGTAAAGTAAAGCTGGATTATTGCCATCCATCACCAAACCTTTTTTGTAAACAATGAACATGGGTACTTTCGTCCCGTCCTTGCTGTTATAAAATACCTGCTCAACCGTATAGTCTTCTCCGTTGAATTCAATTCCTGGTTCACGGAATACTTCAGTAGTGTTGTCTTTAATGTTGTATTTGAAAATGGTAGCAGGATAAGTGAATGAGGTGAAACCGTAAAAGGCGATGTCGTCTTCAGGCTTGCTGCTGAAACCTGCAAGCGTACCCAGGGTGGGCAATTCAAGTTCCCTGACAAATTCTCCCTGCGGGGTATAAATCTCCACCTTGCTGTTGGCGTCTTTCATGTATTCCGCAACCATCATGCCTCCAGCAAGGGTGACAGATGATAATACTTCTTCTTTTTCAGGAATGATGGTTTTCCAGTTTTCCATAGCCGGATTATGGCTGTTAACCATGACCACCCTCTGCTTGGGCGCTTCAAAATTGGTTACCATCAGGAACAGGTCGCCAATGTTATCAATAATGCCAAAATCATGATCGAAACCATCGGCAATTTTAACAAAACCACTTCCTTTTTTGTCAAGCTCTTTGAAATACAGTGCATTTCCACTTGTCGATTCCACTTCATACATCAGCAGGAATCGCTCATCTTCCGTGGTTCCAACATAGTAATTGCGTAGCGGGAAGTCTTTGTTTTCGTATATCAGTTCATCTTCCGACTGGGGAGTGCCTACCTTGTGATAAAAAACCTTGTGGTATTCGTTTTTGTTGCTCAATTCTTCGCCTTCGACGGGTTTGTCATAGGCGCTGTAAAAGAAACCATCACCTTTCCAGGAGATACCTGAGAACTTAACCCATTCAATATGATCATCCAGAATATCGCCGGTTTCAATGTCTTTGATAAAGATCTCGTTCCAGTCGGAACCGCCTCTGG
Coding sequences:
- a CDS encoding prolyl oligopeptidase family serine peptidase; translation: MKKALILSIAAIMMIFTGCQEGAKKINYPVTEKVQQIDNYFGVDVEDPYRWLEDDNSEQTLAWVQAQNQVTGEYLSQIPFREKIREKLTKMWDYPKFGLPYREGKYYFFSKNDGLQNQSIVYIQEGLDGEPRVILDPNKLSEDGTVAYAGSSVSHDGKYMAYKIARGGSDWNEIFIKDIETGDILDDHIEWVKFSGISWKGDGFFYSAYDKPVEGEELSNKNEYHKVFYHKVGTPQSEDELIYENKDFPLRNYYVGTTEDERFLLMYEVESTSGNALYFKELDKKGSGFVKIADGFDHDFGIIDNIGDLFLMVTNFEAPKQRVVMVNSHNPAMENWKTIIPEKEEVLSSVTLAGGMMVAEYMKDANSKVEIYTPQGEFVRELELPTLGTLAGFSSKPEDDIAFYGFTSFTYPATIFKYNIKDNTTEVFREPGIEFNGEDYTVEQVFYNSKDGTKVPMFIVYKKGLVMDGNNPALLYGYGGFNISETPDFSVSRLIFLENGGIFVVANIRGGGEYGEEWHKAGTKLQKQNVFDDFIAAAEYLIDKKYTSSEKLAIMGGSNGGLLVGACMTQRPDLFKVALPIVGVLDMLRYHTFTIGWAWASDYGTSEEDSTMFRYLLGYSPLHNIKEGVSYPATLAFTADHDDRVVPAHSFKFMATLQEKNDGHNPVLIRIETKAGHGAGKPTSKRIEEATDMWSFVFFNLGMKL